TGAGCGTTCTGCGCCTGAGCTCCGGCAGCAAGCATCATCGAAAGCGATAAGATTGCTAATTTCTTCATTATGTCCGTTAATTTTTAAAGATTATATATTTCAAAGATTATATTTCAAAAGCTGCTGATTTTCTGTTCTTTTGATAAAAACAAAGCAGCGGAAAACCAAGAGGGTGATAAGCCTTTGGATTTTCCGCTGCAAAGTTACTGCTTTCTTTATAATCTTTCTTTTTGAAATGTAACCAAAACTTTTCGCTATGTTTCGTAGCCAGTCTGTATTGTTACATATAATTTTTATCTATCCTTTTTAGAAATGTTTCTACTCCTTTGTGGCATTCTGCATGTATTCTCTAGGAGAACAGCCATAGAGGTTCTTGAACATGGTGCTGAAACTTGCGGAATTGGAGAAACCGCAAGCGTACATCACTTCGGTGATGCTCTGCTTGCCATTCTTCAGCAACTTGGCTGCCTGCTGCAGTCGGATGTTGCGGATGAAGCTGTGTGGAGTCTGGTTGGTCAGCTCCTTCATCTTGCGATGCAGGTGCACTCGGCTGATGCCCACCTTCTGGGCTATCATATCGACACTCAGGTCGGAATCGCCGATGTTCTCGTTAATCACCTCCATCACGCGCTGCATCAGTGCATCATCTGGAGTCTGAATCTTCCTTTGCTCCACCTTCTCCTCCTGACTCTCTTTGCCCGTAAATTTGTTTTTCAGCGTGCGGCGCATGGTGAGCAGGTTGATGATGGTGCGGCGCAGGATGTCCATATTGAATGGCTTCAGTATGTAGGCATCGGCACCGGTCTGTAATCCTTCCAGCTGATCTTCTTCACGGCTCTTGGCGGTGAGCAGGATGATAGGCACATCATTGGTGTTGATGTTTGATTTCAGCTTGGCACAGAGGGTGGTTCCGTCCATTTCCGGCATCATGATGTCGCTGATGATGAGGTCAGGCTTATTCTTCAGAATCTCGTTGAGTGCCACCTTTCCGTTAGGGTAGGTGCGAATCTTGAAGTCGCTGGAGAGCTGGGCCTTCAGGTAATCCTGAATATCCTCTTCGTCTTCCACAATCACGATTTCAGCCTTGTTTCCACTTGCTGAGGCTGGCAGATTGCCCTGCATATCCGTTGTGCCGGCTGCGCTTTCGGCTTTTTCGGCATTTTCCGTCTCCTTCACCTCCTGTTCCAGCTGCTCTACCTCGGCAAGTTCCTGGTTCTGCTTTTCCTTTATCTCTTCTTCGTCGATGAGTTCTTCGGGTTTCAGATGGTCCTTGCCCAGCGGAATGCGGATGATGAACTCGCTGCCGTGCTCAAACTTGCTTCCCTTCTCGCCCTCGTTGTTGCGGGCAGAGATGGTGCCGTAGTGCAGTTCCACGAGCGAGCGGGTGAGGTCGAGACCGATGCCCGTACCGACGTTGCGGTCGCTAGTGTCGGCAGGGGTCTGGTAGAAGCGCTGGAAGATGGTTTCCAGCTTGTCTTTTGGAATACCGATGCCGCTGTCCTTGACGCTGATGTAGGCATGGTGGTCGGTGTGGGTGAGCGAGAGTAGGATGTGGCCTGCCGTAGGGGTGAACTTGAAGGCGTTCGAAAGGAGGTTGATAATCACCTTGTCGAAGTTGTTTCGGTCTATCCATACGGGCAGTTCTTCGCTGTCGTGCTGGTATTCGAAGTCGATGTTCTTGGCCAGAGCCTGCTGCCTGAAGAGTTCGTATTCCTCGTTGATGAACCCCACCATGTCGGTCTGGCACATGCGCATCACCATCTGCCCCTTGTCTATCTTTCTCAGGTCCATCATCTGGTTGATGAGGTGGAGGATACGTTCCGAGTTCTTTCGGATAATCTCGTAGATGCCCTGTCGGTGAGGCTCCTTGTCTTCCTTGATGAGCGAGAGCAGCGGCGTGATGATGAGTGTGAGCGGCGTGCGGATTTCATGACTGATGTTCATGAAGAACTTGATCTTCGCCTCGCCCATATCTTCGGCGTGGATGTGCTGCTGCAGGATGAGCTGGTCTTCCATCTGGCGCTTGCGGTGGCGCAGGTAGAGCATGATGGCTGCTATGAGGAGCAGCAGATAGAAGAGCTTTGCCCAGATGCTGGCATACCAGGCTGGGTGAATGATGATGGTGAACTCCTTCACCGGTGTTTCGTAGCCGTTGCAGATGGCCTTGATGCGGTATTTGTAGCTGCCGGGAGCCATGTGCGAGAAGGCAAGTTCGTTCTGTCCGGCTGGCACGGTGCGCCAGGCATCGCCGTTGATGCTGTAGGCGTATCTTATCTGCTCCACATTATTATAGGTGAGGGTAGAGAGCTGCAGGGAGAAGGTGTTGTCATCGTGCGAGAGATTGAACTCCCGTGCCACAGTTACCCAGCTGTTCGTGATGGTATAGCTGCCCGACTCCATGCCTGGGGTCACTGCCTTGTTGTTGACCACGAAGCCCGAGATAACCACCTTTGCCTGCCATGGGTGCTGCTTTACCCGGTCGGCCTGGAACCAGTTGATTCCGCCAGAGCCACCTATCAGAATCACCTTCTTATCCTGGGTGGTGCATACGGAAGCATCGCTGAACTCGTTGCTCTGCAGTCCGCTTTCGGTATAAAACCTGATGATGCTGCCATCCTTGGGGTTCAGCATGTTGAGTCCGCTGTTTGTACCCAGCCATATTTTGCCCTTGTTGTCTTCTGTGATGCTCGCCACACCGTTGTCGGTGAGTCCTTGGGCTGTGGAATAATGTTTAGGCTCTATTCCCTTTCTGAAGTCGAAGCAGAAGGCTCCATCCTCGGTGCCATACCATACGTGGTCTTTGCTATCTACAAACACGCAGTGCGAAAAACTGTTCTTGTTCAGGCAGTTGATGCCCTTGAAGGTGGAAACCCAGCTGTTTTGCTTGCGGTCGAGGCACGCCAGTCCCACTGAGGTGGCTACATATAGGTGGTTTCCATCGTTGGAGAAGCTGAGCTTGATGAGGTAGTTGTTGGGCAGGCAATTGATTTTGAGGTTATTATCTGCACCATATTTAGCCTTGTAGTTCCTTCGGCTACCGTCTTTCTGCAGGCAGAAGAGACCTTCGCCCATGGTGGCTATCCAGATGTTGCCCTGTGGGTCTTGCTTGATATCGAAGATGCCCACCGACTTGCTGATGCCCAAATCAACAGGGTGGAAGCTTCCGGCTGCATCCATATAGCCCAGACCGTCGGTATAGGTTCCCACCCAGGTTCTGCCCTGCTGGTCCTTACAGAGGGTGAGCACGGTGCTTTGGTTTAGGAAATGCCCCTCTACGCTGCGGGTTGCTATATTAAATAGGTATAGGCCATCCTTGTCGGTACCCACCCACACCTGGTTGCCCTGGTTGATGCTGAGGCTGGTAACGCAGTTTTCGCCAATCACGTTGCGGTTGCCCAGGCGGAAGCCCATGTAGTTGAAGTCGTTCTGTATGTTGCTCTGCATGAACACGCCTTTCTGCAGCATGCTCACCCAGATGTTGCCCTGATTGTCTTCTATGATGCTGGTCACCTTGCTTTTTGCCAGGTTCACCAGTCGGCTGAAGAGAGGGTTATCCTGCAGGAATCCGGTCTGAGGGTCATATACATAGATGCCCAGTCCGTCGCAGCCGATATAGAGCTTGTTGTTGCGGCTGATATAGATGTTGTCGATGGGCAGGTTTCCGATGTTGCTGATTCGGGTAAAGGCGTTGCTTCCTGCCCTGAGCAGATATACGCCCTGGTTCTTGCTGGCGAGATAGAGGTTGCCCAGGGCGTCCTGCCGGATATCCTGTGCGCCCACGCCTTCGGTACCGGTAAAGTGTGAGGTGACTCTGCCGTTTGTTTCCTTGCGGTAGAGTTTCCCGTCTTCGGTGATGATCCAGAGTCTGCCCCGTTTATCTTCCAGGAGTTTGTGGATATATTTCAGTTTTTCCACCTCTCCCTTCATGGCATGGCATTTTTGCTCATCCTGCTTTTTGAGCATGATGCCATAGCCCGATGTAGCCACGGCTACGTCTTTGTTTCTTAGCGGATATATCTGCTTTACGTAGGTGGCGAGTTCTTTGCCTTTGGAATCGAGCATAGGGATTTTTAGGAATTCACTTCCCGTAAATTCCAATAGAGAGTTGTTGGTACCTAGCAGGATATGTTCTTTCTCGTCTTGAGCAATGCTATTGATGTAGTTGCTGTTGAGACCTAAAAAATTTGACATATCCTTCTTTATTACGGTGATGTGGTAACCATCGTAGTTGTTCAAACCGTTGCGGGTGGCTATCCAGATGAATCCGCTCTTGTCCTGGAACACCTGCGTGGCGAGGTTGCTCGAGAGCTGATTGTCCGTGTTGAAGAGTTTGCCGCTCTGTGCCCATGTCTGGATGGAGAAGAGGCAAATCATCATCGTGATGATTAATTGGCTTATCGTTTTCATGTTTCTTGTTTATATTTATATAGTGTTATTTTCTGCTTGCAAAAATACGATTTTTAGTTGGAATATCCCAATAATTCTTTCTTTTTTGATTACAGGAAACAAATAATATGCCTTTTGGTGTTTATTATCAGGTGATGTTACATGACGAAAAGTATATGTTACACGTCTAAACTCCTCATAAACTATCGGTTACGCAGGATAAAGCCTGTTTCCCGATTTCTTGATACCTTTGCCCCGTCAAACAGAGTCAATTTTGCATTGGCATTAGGTTATGGTTATTGTGAAATATGCGAAATAGTAGTTTTTTGAATGATTTTAGTTAGAATGGTTTTTAGTTAGTTTAATATAGGTTTATAGCATTTGAGTTCAATTTTAAATGAACATTTATGATTGAAAAGATCATGATTAATTGGTTTTCTATGAATGGTGCGTAGGGATACGCGCCATTCTCTTTAAAGGTATCTAAAATTGTTTTTCGGGCTTAATAATTAATTGACAATTTGGAAAAGTGATAAAATCTAAAAATAAAATAACATGAACAGAAAGAAATTGTTAATATCACTCGCTATGGCTATGCTGTCAATGGCGGGGCAGGCTGCAGATAATCTGCCGGCACTCCGTGTGCAGGGTAGGAACCTGGTGGATGCCAATGGTAAGATTGTTGTCTTGCATGGCGTAATGGATACGCCGAACCGCTACTTCAACGGTAACCGTTGGGGTATGGGTGGTTATGAAGTAGGTGATGTGACTCCTTGCTTGAATTATTTCGAGAAGATGTTCACCGCTATCACCGACAAGAACCAAGGTGCTTATTGTACGGTGTTCCGTCTTCATATGGATCCTTGTTGGACTAACTACAAGGCACCAGTTGGAACCCAAGAAAACAACATCCAATATTTTAGTGAGGCTCGATACAAGACATTCTTGAGCAGACTTTATGTCAAGCTTGTGGAGAAAGCCTTGGCTCATGGACTATATGTAATCGTTCGCCCTCCTGGCGTTTGTCCACAGAATATCAAGGTGGGAGATGAATATCAGGCATATCTTAAGAAGGTGTGGAAACTCTTCGCTTCCAATGCCACCATCCAGAAGAATGCCGGACAGGTGAGCATAGAGCTAGCCAATGAGCCTATTAATGTGTTGCTGGCAAATGGCTCTAAATCAGACAAGGCTCTCCATGATTTCTTCCAGCCTGTGGTAGATGAGATTCGTGCCACTGGCTTCAAGGGCATTATCTGGGTGCCAGGTTCTGGCTATCAGAGCAACTATGTGGGCTATTCAAAATATCCTATTACCGATACGGAGAACAATTTCTCTTACGCAGTGCATGTCTACTCAGGCTGGTATGGCAACATGACAGATAAGAACTGTGATCACAATACCTTTATCAAGAACTTCCAGGCGCAGGTGCCTATGGTAACAAGCAAGCCTATCATGGTAACAGAGATAGACTGGAGCCCAGAGGATCCTGACAAGGCAAGCGAAGGGCACTACAATGAGTGGGGACAGTGGACAGCTCCTAATCTCGGCACTTGGGCTACAGGCTCCACCTCCAAATGGGGCTTGGCATGGAAGGCAGTGCATGACCACTTTAGCAACATCGGCATGACCATCACTCATCCACAAGAGTATTACGACATTGATGAGTATCTGAAGACGGGAAAGGTACAGCCTGGTTTGCAAAATGCCAAGAAACATGGTCTCTTTGAGGAGTGCTGCTCCTATGCTTGCTTCAACTGGTACAAGGAATGGTATTTGAAACAAAATACAACAGGAATTAAACAATTAGAAACCCAGGAAGACGTGGTTTCCACCTTATATTATAATATAGAAGGAAAAGAGGTTGAAAAACCAACTGCAGGTGTTTATATAATAAAACAACTGTTAAGTAATGGAAAAATACGTTCTCGCAAGGTTTTTCTGAAATGATAAACTTTATGTTACACCACGCAAAGTAAGTTTCGAAAGAAATCCATACCTTTGTCGCCGTGAATAAACAATTTTAGTACACGCCTAAATTTTTAAAGCATAAATCAAAAATGAATAGAACATGATTGAACAAGTGTTAACAATGAAACGGACAGCAGCCTTATGCTTGGTGGGTGCTTTCTGTAGCCTGAATGCTCAGGCGCAGAAGATCCTGGTCAAGGGTAATCTTGTTGACGGTACAGGTGAGCCTCTGATAGGTGCCACTGTAAAAGTAAAGGGAAATCCCAGTGTCGGTGCTATCACCGACTTAGATGGTAATTTCAGTATCAGTGTTCCTTCAGAGAATTCTACCCTCGTATTTACATACGTAGGTATGAAGACCAAGGAAGTAAAGGTAGGTACGAAGAGAGAGATCAAACTTACCCTCGAAGACGACAATGCCATCGGCGAAGTTGTAGTCGTTGGTTATGGTCAGCAGAAGAAGGCTTCTGTCGTAGGTTCCATCACCCAGACTACTGGTGAGGTTTTGGAGCGTGCCGCCGGTGTCAGCGACATTGGTGCAGCCTTGACGGGTAACCTCCCTGGTGTTACTACCATGCAGGGTAATGGTATGCCTGGTGAGGAGGAGCCACAGATTATCATTCGTGGTTCTAGCTCTTGGAACAACAGCGACCCTCTCGTCCTCGTCGATGGTATCGAGCGTCCTATGAGCAGTGTGGATATCTCTTCCGTACAGTCTATCTCTGTATTGAAGGATGCTTCTGCCACCGCCGTCTATGGTGTGAAGGGTGCCAATGGTGTCATCTTGATTACCACCAAGCGTGGTCAGGAAGGCAAGGCTAAGATTGACGTAGGTTTCAATACTACATTGAAGTCTCCTTCTAAGTT
This is a stretch of genomic DNA from Segatella hominis. It encodes these proteins:
- a CDS encoding two-component regulator propeller domain-containing protein, yielding MKTISQLIITMMICLFSIQTWAQSGKLFNTDNQLSSNLATQVFQDKSGFIWIATRNGLNNYDGYHITVIKKDMSNFLGLNSNYINSIAQDEKEHILLGTNNSLLEFTGSEFLKIPMLDSKGKELATYVKQIYPLRNKDVAVATSGYGIMLKKQDEQKCHAMKGEVEKLKYIHKLLEDKRGRLWIITEDGKLYRKETNGRVTSHFTGTEGVGAQDIRQDALGNLYLASKNQGVYLLRAGSNAFTRISNIGNLPIDNIYISRNNKLYIGCDGLGIYVYDPQTGFLQDNPLFSRLVNLAKSKVTSIIEDNQGNIWVSMLQKGVFMQSNIQNDFNYMGFRLGNRNVIGENCVTSLSINQGNQVWVGTDKDGLYLFNIATRSVEGHFLNQSTVLTLCKDQQGRTWVGTYTDGLGYMDAAGSFHPVDLGISKSVGIFDIKQDPQGNIWIATMGEGLFCLQKDGSRRNYKAKYGADNNLKINCLPNNYLIKLSFSNDGNHLYVATSVGLACLDRKQNSWVSTFKGINCLNKNSFSHCVFVDSKDHVWYGTEDGAFCFDFRKGIEPKHYSTAQGLTDNGVASITEDNKGKIWLGTNSGLNMLNPKDGSIIRFYTESGLQSNEFSDASVCTTQDKKVILIGGSGGINWFQADRVKQHPWQAKVVISGFVVNNKAVTPGMESGSYTITNSWVTVAREFNLSHDDNTFSLQLSTLTYNNVEQIRYAYSINGDAWRTVPAGQNELAFSHMAPGSYKYRIKAICNGYETPVKEFTIIIHPAWYASIWAKLFYLLLLIAAIMLYLRHRKRQMEDQLILQQHIHAEDMGEAKIKFFMNISHEIRTPLTLIITPLLSLIKEDKEPHRQGIYEIIRKNSERILHLINQMMDLRKIDKGQMVMRMCQTDMVGFINEEYELFRQQALAKNIDFEYQHDSEELPVWIDRNNFDKVIINLLSNAFKFTPTAGHILLSLTHTDHHAYISVKDSGIGIPKDKLETIFQRFYQTPADTSDRNVGTGIGLDLTRSLVELHYGTISARNNEGEKGSKFEHGSEFIIRIPLGKDHLKPEELIDEEEIKEKQNQELAEVEQLEQEVKETENAEKAESAAGTTDMQGNLPASASGNKAEIVIVEDEEDIQDYLKAQLSSDFKIRTYPNGKVALNEILKNKPDLIISDIMMPEMDGTTLCAKLKSNINTNDVPIILLTAKSREEDQLEGLQTGADAYILKPFNMDILRRTIINLLTMRRTLKNKFTGKESQEEKVEQRKIQTPDDALMQRVMEVINENIGDSDLSVDMIAQKVGISRVHLHRKMKELTNQTPHSFIRNIRLQQAAKLLKNGKQSITEVMYACGFSNSASFSTMFKNLYGCSPREYMQNATKE
- a CDS encoding cellulase family glycosylhydrolase, which codes for MNRKKLLISLAMAMLSMAGQAADNLPALRVQGRNLVDANGKIVVLHGVMDTPNRYFNGNRWGMGGYEVGDVTPCLNYFEKMFTAITDKNQGAYCTVFRLHMDPCWTNYKAPVGTQENNIQYFSEARYKTFLSRLYVKLVEKALAHGLYVIVRPPGVCPQNIKVGDEYQAYLKKVWKLFASNATIQKNAGQVSIELANEPINVLLANGSKSDKALHDFFQPVVDEIRATGFKGIIWVPGSGYQSNYVGYSKYPITDTENNFSYAVHVYSGWYGNMTDKNCDHNTFIKNFQAQVPMVTSKPIMVTEIDWSPEDPDKASEGHYNEWGQWTAPNLGTWATGSTSKWGLAWKAVHDHFSNIGMTITHPQEYYDIDEYLKTGKVQPGLQNAKKHGLFEECCSYACFNWYKEWYLKQNTTGIKQLETQEDVVSTLYYNIEGKEVEKPTAGVYIIKQLLSNGKIRSRKVFLK